The following nucleotide sequence is from Tardiphaga alba.
AGTCGTGCTGAGGCCCAAACTATGGAGGGCCAAATGGCTCCTGAAGAGAAGAAAACGACCATTCCTAGTCAAGCAGGACGTTGTCGCGAAGTTTCAGAAACCCGCAGCTACTACGCAAGTATTCATGATCGCGATCAGCTTGCCCGCGCAATCTTGCAAGGTGGCTCTTGGGCAGATCCGGAGATCGCAGATCTTACGGCGAGAGCTGCATCTTCGCCCACGGTGGACGGCCAGCTTCTGAACAGTTTCATCAGCGATGACGATCAAGCGGATGAGGCCGCTTGTGACGGGTGTCAGAAGGTCGCAGTGGACTCAATGCCGCCGGCAACGCGGCCATGCAACCCGTTTGGCTCGAATGCGGCGAGCCTCGCTGTGAGCGAGAACCGTGTGCGCCCGGATGGCGTCGTGGATCCGTTTATGAAGCACCGCGGGCAGGCTCGTAACGCGGAAGCCACCCACGCAGGTCGTGTGCAGGTCAATCCAAACCCCTTTTTCCCCGCGATCTAATCACCCGATTGTGGCGCCACGAATCATCGTGGCCCCACACGCTCTTAGGCGCCACCAGCACTTTGACGCGGTGGCCTTGCAACGAGACCCAACATGAAGAAACCCGACTCACGGCCCGATTGGGCAAATGATTTGGCAGCTGCAAAGCAAAATCAGCAATTAGAGGTTTACCGTGAAAGTGAGCCGATCGACACCTCCAACCCGTATTTGTTGCACGATCACCTCTGCCGCAATCATCTATTTGGCGATCTGCTCCGCTTTGACGGCATCGCTGAGGCTTGTTCTCTCGGTCGAGGCGGGGAGTTACTCCGCGCATTGTCGCCCGATTACGTGATGCAGTTTGATGTCCCGCCGTGCAGCGATGACTCAGGATTGAGCGTTGCAATCAAGCGTCACTGGTCGAATGTCGGTCGCAGCGAAGTTGATTGCGGCTATCTCCAATGCGGAGAGTCGACCGGGATCGACCCAATCGAAAGTGTCATTCACGCAATAATTGCCGAACGCGATGGCGACGCGGCCGGGATGAAAGATGAACACAGTGAAGAAGGAATGGAGAAAATCCGACTTCGATTCGCGGCTATGGAGGTCGACGAGCTGGTGATCGAGTTTGTCAAAGGAGAGTGGTGGGACCGCGTGGAGCTGCACGACGAACTGCGTCGTGCATGTTCAGGATCCAGCATCTATTCGCAGTACCTCGCTCGTCGAATCGGAGCTGAGATCTAAACAGGCAATACTTAAAGTGAAGCACAATCTGGCAACGCGACGCTCGATTCCGATGAAGTTCGCGTCAGCGTTTGACGAAGTTCAGTCATGAAACGAAGAGCTATTGATGCTTCGTAAGCTGTCTCGTCGTGATGCTGTCGAACTGCTGGACTGCTTGTTCTTCATGACGCATTGAGGCCAAAAACGAGCGAGGGCCGCGGTTCGCTGCCCACGCTCATCGACCAAAATGAATCAAGAAAAGCACTACTGGATCATCCGAGGCCCGCGTGGAACGTCTAGCTCTTAAGTACAGGCCCAAGTCTCTCCAAGACGTCATCGGTCAAGAATACCCGAAGCGCATCATCGCCCAGCTGATTCTTAACAACCAGAGTTGTGCCAACCTATTGCTGCACGGCAGCGTAGGTTCGGGCAAGACGACGCTGGTGCGGATCTATGCGGGCGCGCTGAATTGCCAGTCGCCGACCGCCACAGGTGACCGATGCTTCGTGTGCGACCGCTGCCGGGCGCTGGATTCGGGTGACAATGCTGGCTTTATCGAACTCGATACACCGAAGTTCCGAGACCTTGCCGGCCTCAAGGCCGAGATCGACCGAGTGCTGGAGGCGGCGGCCGCCGCTGGCCGACGAACCGTCATATTTCTCGATGAGGCGCACGTTCTGTCGAGATATCGCGATAGCTTCGACTTCCTCTTGAAGAAGGTCGAAGAGCCGCCGCCGGGCGTGTCTTTCTGCTTCGCCACCACCGCGGTGGAGCGAATGTCGGAGGCGCTCCGCTCCCGAACGATCCAGCTCGAAGTGCGTCCTTTGACGCATGCGCAAAGTGTCGGTCTTTTGACCCGTACCGCAAAAGACGAGGGCCTGACACTGCATACCGAGGCCATCTCGCTTCTAGCGGGCCTCGGCGAGCACCAGCCGCGCAACATGCTCCAAGCTCTCGACAAGATGCGCCTTCTGAGTGATGGCACCGAGATCACGCGTGATCGCGTAGCGGCGGTCTTCGGTGTCGACTATATCGAGCACCTTATCCAGTATTTCGAAGCGCTTGGAGCAGGCGACCTCAGGCGGCAGACCGAGAGCTTCCTGCAGTGGTCGGACGGCATTCGCAACAAGGTGCGTTTGATTCAGCTGTTCCTCGTTGGCTTCTACTATATCGAGCTCTGCGGCCTCGATGTCTCAGTCGACCCGGTCGTTGCCTCGATCAGGCTCGAGGAGCGCCAGCGCGTCAAAAGTGCCTTTGCAGGCCGTCTACCGGATATCGATCTCACGACCTTCTTCGAAGGCCTGCTGGGTGTCTGGCCGGTGGTCACCGTGGACCTGAGCGACGAAGCGTTACTTGCCATCTTGCTGCGCTTCCAGATGGTCGCCAACCGCAGCGCGCCGATGCTGCGCCCCGAAACATCCGTCGCCCGGATTCGGCCAGAACGGATCGTTGAGGCAGATATTGGTGGCGATGCCCAGCGCCGCGTTACGACCGACGATGATGCCAAGGCGCCGAAGGATCCTGCCTATCTCAACCGAAGCCACGTGCGCAGCATTTTTGCCGCAGCGTCATTCCTGGTGCAGCAAGGCTATCCGTCGTTCAACGCGCGGATCACAATCCGCCATAGGCTGTTCGGTCATCAAGACCAGGCAGCGGCCTCGGATCACTTTAAAGCATTCAGCTCAGCATTGAAGTTACAGCTCGTCAGTTGCGGTGGTTCGGGCCTTCGCATTTTCGTTCAAGAACGCGATGAAGCCGAGGGATCATGTGGCCGCGTCATTGCCCATGTTTCTGACGTTGAGAAACTTGGCCGGTGGATGCTGAAGTGGCATCGAT
It contains:
- a CDS encoding AAA family ATPase; this translates as MERLALKYRPKSLQDVIGQEYPKRIIAQLILNNQSCANLLLHGSVGSGKTTLVRIYAGALNCQSPTATGDRCFVCDRCRALDSGDNAGFIELDTPKFRDLAGLKAEIDRVLEAAAAAGRRTVIFLDEAHVLSRYRDSFDFLLKKVEEPPPGVSFCFATTAVERMSEALRSRTIQLEVRPLTHAQSVGLLTRTAKDEGLTLHTEAISLLAGLGEHQPRNMLQALDKMRLLSDGTEITRDRVAAVFGVDYIEHLIQYFEALGAGDLRRQTESFLQWSDGIRNKVRLIQLFLVGFYYIELCGLDVSVDPVVASIRLEERQRVKSAFAGRLPDIDLTTFFEGLLGVWPVVTVDLSDEALLAILLRFQMVANRSAPMLRPETSVARIRPERIVEADIGGDAQRRVTTDDDAKAPKDPAYLNRSHVRSIFAAASFLVQQGYPSFNARITIRHRLFGHQDQAAASDHFKAFSSALKLQLVSCGGSGLRIFVQERDEAEGSCGRVIAHVSDVEKLGRWMLKWHRSSRLAGAEDRAVTMDIGSAGRRLDEHWRCVRWLCGGFNPADPIHSKIEIEPDYHRVAGDIGKRNRQDQSEALDAAARIKADEKCGIDLLSAFNDRKWDRLYDGWELDEQVYREQRRSQLEAAMLELRARHALDSASYSDEMRGYEEAELRSNLAASAVERAWAIWDRS